The Haloarcula sp. H-GB4 genome segment CGACTGACTCCCAGTGCGAGCGGAGCCTGTCGCCCGCAACAAGTACGTCTCGCGCTTCGCCGTCCCAGCCGACCAGCGCCGGGACACGCCCGTTCTCGGTCGCGCGTTCACACCGGCTTCGGAGGTTGGCAGGCACGTCGAACCCGAGGTCGTCGAACAGTGCTTGCGTCCCAACAACGACGTGGTCACCGTCAACCGTCGCACTGACGCCCTGACCCGGATGTTGCTCGAACCCGGAGACATCCACGTCCGGGACCGGGACGGCGTCCGTCACGGCCTCGGCGACGGGATGCTCCGCGAACTGCTCGACTGCGGCCGCCCGGGCCATCGCTCCCTCGTCGGCCCGCTCCAGCAGTTCCATCTCGCCGGTCGTCAGTGTGCCCGTCTTGTCGAAGGCGACCACGTCCGCGTCGGTCGCCGTCTCGAATACCGCGTCACCGGTGACGACGGTTCCGCCGTCGAGCGCCCGACGGATTCCGGCCGCGGTTGCAAGCGGCGTCGCCAGCCCCAGCGCACAGGGACAGGAGACCACGAGCACCGCCAGCCCGGTCAACATCGCGTCCGTCAGTCTTGCGCCAGCGACGAGGTGTCCGCCGGTGGCGAGTACAGCCAGAACGACCACCAGTGGAACGAAGACGGCAGCGATGCGGTCGACCAGCCGCTGAACGCCGCCGCGCGTGCTCTGGACCTCCCACAGCAGGTTCGTTAACCGGTCGACAGTGCTCTCGGCGTCCGGCCCGACTCGCACGACGATGCCGCCCTGCGTCACCAGCGACCCCCCGATAACCTCGTCGCCGTCGGTCTTCCTGACGGCCAGCGACTCGCCGGTGACGAGTGACTCATCGACAGCAGCAGTCCCCTCAAGTACAGTCCCGTCGACGGGGATTCGCTCGCCGGAGCGGACGACGACATCGTCGCCGGCCGACAGTGCCCCCACGTCGACCTCTTCATGACCACCGTCGGTGCGTCGCCGAGCGCTATCGGCCCGCTGTGTCGTGAACTCCGTGAGGCGGTCCAGCGCGCGTCGCCGGACCCGGTCCTGATAGTAGTCGCCGACCGAGACGGCCATGACGATGACCGTCGCCACGTCGAAGTACACCTCTGTATGTCCCAGAATGACAGCGACGACGCTGTAGAGGAAGGCTGTCACAGCAGCCATCGCGACGAGTAAGTCCATGTTCGGCCGACCAGCGCGGAGGCTGACGTACGCCCCACGGAGCAATGGCCACCCGGTGTAGCCGACGACGACGCCGGTCATCACGGCCATGTTCCACAGCAGGTAGTCCCCCGCCTGCCCTGAGGGGTCGAACAGCAACAGGGACGAATCGACGCCGAGGTAGGCCGGGTAGAGAAAGAGGATGTACCACAGCATCGTCATCATCCCGAAGAAGCCGCCGACGATGAGACGCCCCTCGAGTTCGTACTCGTCGTCGGTTTCCGTGGCCTGCAGGCTGGCGTCGTAGCCGGTGCCGGCCACTACCTCGGTGAGGTCCGACTCCGAGAGCGCGTCGGCGTCGTAGGTGAGTTTCATCGTCCCTGTCGGGTAGCTGGCGGCCGCGGCGGCGACGCCGTCGTGGTCTGTGGCCCGCGCTTCGAGGAACGTCTCGCAGGTCGCACAGTGCATCCCGTCGACAGAAACGAAAGCCGTCTCGCCGTCGGCGTCGTCCGGGTCGGGGCCCGTGTCGGCGGCGTCGCGGGTTTCCGTCGCCGGGTCGTCGAGCGTCCGTGCGACTTCCAGACAGCCGCGACAGCAGAACGTCCCCTCGACCGCGTCGTCAGTGACCGGCGCATCGACCGGCAAGTCACAGAGCGTACAGTGAGTCATGTCCAGGGCATCGGCAGGGGTGGTTTCGGGATGGCGATGCCGAACGCCGCCAGCCCGTTCGATAGCGGGACGAGCGCCAGCGCGATGAAAACCACACCGAGCGCCCGGTGTAGCGTTGCGCGATGGCCCGGCGACAGCGTGCCGAATGCGGTCCCGTAGGCGAACACTAGCGGAAACGTCCCGAGGCCAAGCGCGGCCAGCGAGAGCCCGCCGGTGAACGCAGAGCCGGTCGCAAACGCGTAGAGGAACGCCGGGTAGAGCAGCGGACAGGGGAGCAAGCCGTGCATCGCGCCCAGTGCGACCATCCCCGGGCCGTCGACCCACCGATCGACCCTGGCGACGAGCGAGGCGGAGAGCCGCTGGAACAGGTCCCCGACTAGCGGGAGCGACCGGGCCACATCGACGGCGCGGCCACGGGAGAGATACCCCAGCCCAACGGTGATGATAGCGAGGCCGACGAACACCCCGACGGTCCCCCGGACAGCGGTCCCGAGGCGTGCCAGGCCGGCGACATCGTACAACACACTGCCGGCAGCGCCAAGCACGGTCCCGACGAACGCGTAGCTCAGCGTCCGGCCGGCGTTGAACAGCGCGTGTTGGCGTATTTCGTGGCCGGACACCGGCCCGCCATCGTCAAGTCTATCGGCGTAGGTAGTGACTAGCGGTCCACACATCCCGAGGCAATGGACGCTCCCGACGAGCCCGAGTCCAACGAACGCTGCGAGGCCGGCCGTCTCACCGGAACTCAGCCCCGCCGTCCCGAACTGCATATCAGACGGGATTCGACTCTGTTGGTTTTGTCATCAGGAACAGACTGCCGGCGATGATGACGACGCTGAGCAGCGAAAGCGCGACGATGGAGCGGCCGGTTCCCTGCATATAGTACGCGACCGGCGCGAGTCCGAGCAGCGCCAGCAACGTTACGAGCCGAGGGCTTGACGCAGACATACATGGCCGTACGTTGGAGGGGTTATAAAAACGAGTGGGTCGTTCCTGACGACTGAAAACACCATCAGGGGTTTTTTTAGGTAATCTGCTATTCTCCCAGATATGGTACGGCACGAAGCTAGAAGCAGCCAGCTGCCAGATTCGCACGATGCGGTGGGGGTGCGACAATGGCGCTGAGTCGGCGACAGTTCGTCGGTGCCGCGGCCGGGACAGCGGCGCTGGCCGCGACCGGCACGGCGACAGCACAGGAGGAACCGGACTACGGCGGCTGGTTCGATGACGTTTCGAACTACGACGGGACCGCCGACAAGCGAGGCCAAGACACCGTTACGATCACCGTCGGCGCGCAGGGGAACAACGGCGCGTTCGCCTTCGACCCGCCCGCAGTAATGGTCAGCCCGGGCACAGAGGTCGTCTGGGAGTGGAGCGGCGAAGGCGGCGGACACAACGTCGTCTCGGACGGTGACGGCCCGCTTGACTCTGGAAGCGCAGTTAGCGAAGCTGGAACGACCTACAGCCACACCTTCGAGTCAGAGGGGATGTTCAAGTACGTCTGCATCCCCCACGAAGCCCTCGGGATGAAAGGTGCAGTCGTCGTTCGGCCCGGTGGCTCCGGTGACGGCGGCTCCGGCGGGCAACAGCAGCAAGGCCCACCCGAGAACCCTGATTACGGCGGCTGGTTCGATAACGTCTCGAACTACGACGGGACGACCGTCGACAGGACCGACGCCGACAGCGTCGAAATCTCGGTCGGTGCACAGGGCAACAACGGCGCGTTCGCCTTCGACCCGCCCGCGGTTCGGGTGACACCCGGAACCGAAGTGACGTGGTCCTGGACCGGCGAAGGCGGCGGCCACAACGTCGTCTCGGACGGTGACGGCCCGCTTAACTCCGGTGACCCAGTCAGCGAAGCGGGGACCACCTACAGCCATACATTCGAAGAGATGGGCGTGTACAAGTACGTCTGCGCCCCCCACAAAACGCTCGGGATGAAGGGCGCTGTCGTTGTCGGTGGCCCGCTCGATGGCAGCGGGAGCGGCAGTGGGGGCGAAAGCGGACAGGAGGGTGGCGGTATCGAACTCTCGGGCCCGCAGTGGCTTCTCTCAGGCTCGGTCCTGCTGGCGTTCTTCTCGCCGCTGCTGTTTGCCGTCGCGATGCGACGCCGCCAGAACGGGCGGCCACCACAGACGGGTGAAGGTGGCGAACTGCAGCGGGCGACCGGCCCGGAGCCGGTTGAAGAGGCTGCAGAAACTGAACCGGCTGTCGAACTGGGCCACGACGAGTACGACCCGAAGGGAACGGCGGCGCTGGTCGCCTTCTACTTCGTATTGATCGGCCTGCTGTGGGTGTTCATGTACTTCGTCGAGTTCCTCGGCCGCGTCTCGATAATGGGTTGATACCATGCAGGTTCATAGATTCGAAAAGATCTGGCTCGGTGCAGCGATACTGCTCATCGTCGGTTTCATTGCGACCATCGCCTACGGATCGGTCGGCGTCGGTGTCGGGATGGTTGACGATTCGGGCGGACAGATAAGTGCGCAAGCGGTACAGAACGGGAACACTGGCACCCAGTTTGACGACCCCGGTGTCGTCAAAACGGGCGACGATCAGTACACCGTGTACGTCGTCGCCCGACAGTTCCAGTTCGCTCCAGGGAGCGGGGACAATCCGATCCAAGTGCCCGCAGGGGCCAACGTAACGTTCAGGGTGACCAGTGCAGACGTGGTCCACGGCTTCTCCGTAGTCGAGACCAACATCAACACGATGGTCATTCCGGGACAGGTCTCAGAAGTCACGGCCCGGTTCAACGAGCCCGGTAGCTACGGTCTTATCTGTCACGAATACTGTGGGGCGGCCCATCACACGATGGGTGGCTCCGTCGAAGTCGTTCCGCCAGAGGAGTACGATATGCAACAGGAGAACATCGACCAGTCCGCAGCTGATGCACAGGCGCAGGAGGAGGCGGATCAGTAATGGTGTTCGTCGACTCCTATCCGAAAACGTCGAAACTCGTCCGGAGCGAGTTCATTGTGGCGTTTGTCGCCCTTGGGATCGGTGCGTTATTTGGCGTCATTCAGGCGCTCCATCGAACCGGCGTGTTCCGCGGATTCATTAGTTCTGCGGACTACTACACGATTCTGACGGGCCACGGTGTCTTGCTGGCGCTCGTATTTACGACGTTCTTCATCGCGGGGCTGTTCACATGGGCTGTCGCTAGCAGCCTCGAACGGGAGCTGCCACAGCGCATCGCCTGGTCAGCCTTCTGGATAATGCTCACGGGGACAGTGCTTGCGGCCGTGTCCATCATCGGCGGTCTCGTCGGTGCGCCGTCGATTCTGGGTCACGACCTCAAAGCGGATGTGTTGTTTACCTTCTACGCCCCGATGAAGGCACATCCGGCGTTCTACATCGGCGCCGCGCTCATCATCGTCGGCTCATGGGTTGCTGGCCTCGCGTACTTCAAGTCCCTGTGGGACTGGCGGTCTGAGAACCCGGACGAACGCATTCCCCTGCAGACGTTCATGGTCCTGACGACAATGCT includes the following:
- a CDS encoding heavy metal translocating P-type ATPase gives rise to the protein MTHCTLCDLPVDAPVTDDAVEGTFCCRGCLEVARTLDDPATETRDAADTGPDPDDADGETAFVSVDGMHCATCETFLEARATDHDGVAAAAASYPTGTMKLTYDADALSESDLTEVVAGTGYDASLQATETDDEYELEGRLIVGGFFGMMTMLWYILFLYPAYLGVDSSLLLFDPSGQAGDYLLWNMAVMTGVVVGYTGWPLLRGAYVSLRAGRPNMDLLVAMAAVTAFLYSVVAVILGHTEVYFDVATVIVMAVSVGDYYQDRVRRRALDRLTEFTTQRADSARRRTDGGHEEVDVGALSAGDDVVVRSGERIPVDGTVLEGTAAVDESLVTGESLAVRKTDGDEVIGGSLVTQGGIVVRVGPDAESTVDRLTNLLWEVQSTRGGVQRLVDRIAAVFVPLVVVLAVLATGGHLVAGARLTDAMLTGLAVLVVSCPCALGLATPLATAAGIRRALDGGTVVTGDAVFETATDADVVAFDKTGTLTTGEMELLERADEGAMARAAAVEQFAEHPVAEAVTDAVPVPDVDVSGFEQHPGQGVSATVDGDHVVVGTQALFDDLGFDVPANLRSRCERATENGRVPALVGWDGEARDVLVAGDRLRSHWESVVSTLARDRDVVVITGDRPEAATPFKRHDGVDEVFAGVPPEAKAEVVERLQSRGTVAMVGDGSNDAPALAAADVGIAMASGTSLAADAADAVVTTDDLRAVPDVFSVTAATRTRVRQNLAWAFCYNAVALPLALLGVLNPLFAALAMTASSLLVVGNSTRTLAGTASHGEASADGPATPQQPAAAD
- a CDS encoding sulfite exporter TauE/SafE family protein; translated protein: MQFGTAGLSSGETAGLAAFVGLGLVGSVHCLGMCGPLVTTYADRLDDGGPVSGHEIRQHALFNAGRTLSYAFVGTVLGAAGSVLYDVAGLARLGTAVRGTVGVFVGLAIITVGLGYLSRGRAVDVARSLPLVGDLFQRLSASLVARVDRWVDGPGMVALGAMHGLLPCPLLYPAFLYAFATGSAFTGGLSLAALGLGTFPLVFAYGTAFGTLSPGHRATLHRALGVVFIALALVPLSNGLAAFGIAIPKPPLPMPWT
- a CDS encoding halocyanin domain-containing protein; the protein is MALSRRQFVGAAAGTAALAATGTATAQEEPDYGGWFDDVSNYDGTADKRGQDTVTITVGAQGNNGAFAFDPPAVMVSPGTEVVWEWSGEGGGHNVVSDGDGPLDSGSAVSEAGTTYSHTFESEGMFKYVCIPHEALGMKGAVVVRPGGSGDGGSGGQQQQGPPENPDYGGWFDNVSNYDGTTVDRTDADSVEISVGAQGNNGAFAFDPPAVRVTPGTEVTWSWTGEGGGHNVVSDGDGPLNSGDPVSEAGTTYSHTFEEMGVYKYVCAPHKTLGMKGAVVVGGPLDGSGSGSGGESGQEGGGIELSGPQWLLSGSVLLAFFSPLLFAVAMRRRQNGRPPQTGEGGELQRATGPEPVEEAAETEPAVELGHDEYDPKGTAALVAFYFVLIGLLWVFMYFVEFLGRVSIMG
- a CDS encoding cytochrome c oxidase subunit II — encoded protein: MQVHRFEKIWLGAAILLIVGFIATIAYGSVGVGVGMVDDSGGQISAQAVQNGNTGTQFDDPGVVKTGDDQYTVYVVARQFQFAPGSGDNPIQVPAGANVTFRVTSADVVHGFSVVETNINTMVIPGQVSEVTARFNEPGSYGLICHEYCGAAHHTMGGSVEVVPPEEYDMQQENIDQSAADAQAQEEADQ